The proteins below are encoded in one region of Megasphaera vaginalis (ex Bordigoni et al. 2020):
- the rfbD gene encoding dTDP-4-dehydrorhamnose reductase has translation MKVFVTGVTGQLGHDVMNELAKRGYEGIGSAVEPVYTGIQDGTAVTRMPYISLDITNQSDVRAVLENVRPDVIIHCAAWTAVDAAEDEDKKALVKAINVDGTRYIAEEAKKLNAKMVYISTDYVFNGQGTKPWEPDCKEYAPLNVYGETKLGGELAVSELLERYFIIRIAWVFGTNGKNFIKTMLNVGKTHEEVRVVDDQVGTPTYTLDLARLLVDMVETEKYGYYHATNEGGFISWYDFTVEIFKQAGYTTRVVPVTTKEYGVSKAARPFNSRLDKQKLVDYGFTPLPDWKDALKRYLQVVADRREGREK, from the coding sequence ATGAAGGTATTTGTGACGGGTGTGACCGGGCAACTTGGACATGATGTGATGAACGAATTGGCTAAACGGGGGTATGAAGGAATCGGAAGTGCCGTAGAACCTGTTTATACAGGCATTCAGGACGGTACGGCGGTTACCAGGATGCCGTATATTTCCTTGGATATCACGAATCAGTCGGACGTAAGGGCTGTGTTGGAGAATGTCCGCCCTGATGTGATTATCCATTGTGCGGCATGGACGGCCGTCGATGCGGCGGAGGATGAAGATAAAAAAGCGCTGGTGAAGGCGATTAACGTGGATGGCACCAGATATATCGCGGAAGAAGCAAAGAAGTTAAATGCCAAGATGGTTTATATCAGTACGGATTATGTGTTCAACGGTCAGGGAACGAAGCCTTGGGAACCGGATTGCAAAGAGTACGCACCGCTTAATGTATATGGGGAAACAAAGCTTGGTGGAGAGCTGGCGGTTTCAGAACTGCTGGAGAGATATTTCATTATCCGTATCGCGTGGGTGTTTGGCACGAACGGAAAAAATTTCATCAAGACGATGCTGAATGTGGGGAAGACGCACGAGGAGGTTCGTGTTGTTGATGATCAGGTCGGGACGCCTACATATACGTTAGATCTTGCCCGTCTCTTGGTGGATATGGTGGAAACAGAAAAATATGGTTATTACCATGCGACGAATGAGGGTGGCTTTATTTCCTGGTATGATTTTACCGTGGAAATATTTAAGCAGGCCGGATATACGACAAGGGTTGTGCCGGTTACGACAAAGGAATATGGAGTTTCCAAAGCAGCACGGCCGTTTAACAGCCGGTTGGATAAACAGAAGCTTGTGGATTATGGCTTTACACCGTTGCCGGACTGGAAAGATGCATTGAAACGATACTTGCAAGTAGTTGCGGATCGTCGGGAAGGCAGGGAGAAGTGA
- the rfbC gene encoding dTDP-4-dehydrorhamnose 3,5-epimerase, with protein MGQIRVEKNVGGIEGLCVITPAIHGDDRGYFMETYNQRDMEEAGFHIRFVQDNQSMSKKGVLRGLHFQKHFPQCKLVRAIRGSVFDVAVDLRSESVTYGKWHGIELTAENRKQFLIPEGFAHGFLVLSAEAEFCYKVNDFWHANDEGGLAWNDPEIGIIWPQLQGEYAGNAASGGYAMEDGTPLNLSDKDQKWLGLKDTFKF; from the coding sequence ATGGGGCAGATAAGAGTAGAAAAAAATGTAGGCGGTATCGAAGGGCTGTGTGTAATCACACCGGCGATCCATGGGGATGATCGCGGGTATTTCATGGAAACTTATAATCAGAGGGATATGGAAGAAGCCGGTTTCCATATCCGTTTTGTTCAGGATAACCAGTCTATGAGTAAAAAAGGCGTCCTGCGCGGACTTCATTTCCAGAAACATTTTCCTCAGTGCAAGCTGGTGCGTGCTATCCGTGGCAGCGTTTTTGATGTTGCCGTAGATTTACGTTCCGAGTCTGTCACCTATGGAAAGTGGCATGGCATCGAATTGACTGCGGAAAATAGAAAGCAGTTCCTCATTCCTGAAGGGTTCGCCCATGGATTCTTGGTACTTAGTGCGGAAGCGGAGTTCTGCTATAAGGTGAATGATTTCTGGCATGCAAATGATGAGGGCGGTCTGGCATGGAATGATCCTGAAATAGGTATCATATGGCCTCAGCTGCAGGGAGAATATGCGGGAAATGCCGCAAGTGGCGGATATGCCATGGAAGATGGCACGCCACTCAATTTGAGCGACAAAGATCAGAAATGGCTGGGACTTAAGGATACGTTTAAGTTCTAA
- a CDS encoding NAD-dependent epimerase/dehydratase family protein, protein MKILVTGGAGFIGSHLTRLLMERGEDVIVLDNLATGLRENLPAGVILLEADVCSEGARKLMAAGGFDAIVHLAAQTMVDASIRDPLYDERNNIGGMVNVLEAARTGGVKRVVFSSTAAVYGDVPESALPIREDRTASPLSFYGLSKVVSEKYMELYHQLYGLDYVVLRFANVFGERQGEGGEGGVISIFTKKIAYGEGISIFGDGNQTRDFIYAGDIASGIYAALKTDRVNEVYNLSTETETSLKELVQLLGDVAGKPIQPEFSAPREGDIYRSVLSNRKAMEALRWKPEMPMKEALRRTYGHFLK, encoded by the coding sequence ATGAAAATTTTAGTGACCGGCGGGGCGGGGTTTATTGGATCCCATTTGACGCGGCTGCTGATGGAGCGTGGCGAGGATGTCATTGTGTTGGATAATCTGGCTACCGGGCTTCGGGAGAATCTGCCTGCTGGGGTGATTCTGCTGGAGGCGGATGTTTGCAGTGAAGGAGCACGCAAGCTGATGGCGGCCGGCGGCTTTGATGCCATTGTTCATCTGGCGGCGCAGACGATGGTGGACGCCTCTATCCGGGATCCGCTGTATGATGAACGGAATAATATCGGCGGCATGGTGAATGTGCTGGAAGCGGCCAGGACGGGCGGTGTGAAGCGTGTCGTATTTTCTTCCACGGCGGCCGTTTACGGGGATGTGCCTGAAAGTGCGCTTCCGATACGGGAAGACCGGACGGCGAGTCCGTTGTCTTTCTATGGGCTCAGCAAAGTGGTTTCCGAAAAGTATATGGAGCTGTACCATCAGCTGTACGGTCTGGATTATGTGGTGCTCCGTTTTGCCAATGTTTTTGGCGAGCGTCAGGGAGAAGGCGGAGAAGGCGGAGTTATCAGCATATTTACAAAGAAGATTGCCTACGGGGAAGGAATTTCTATTTTTGGTGATGGCAATCAGACGAGGGATTTCATTTATGCCGGCGATATTGCCAGTGGGATTTATGCAGCGCTCAAAACGGATCGGGTGAATGAGGTATATAATCTCAGCACGGAAACGGAAACCAGTCTGAAGGAGCTGGTGCAATTGCTGGGCGATGTGGCAGGGAAGCCGATTCAACCGGAATTTTCCGCACCTCGTGAAGGAGATATTTACCGCTCTGTCTTGTCCAACCGGAAGGCGATGGAAGCCTTGAGGTGGAAGCCGGAAATGCCGATGAAGGAAGCCTTACGGCGCACATATGGGCATTTTCTGAAATAA